Genomic window (Nitrosophilus kaiyonis):
TTTTGAGAAAAATAGTCAAACTTTTCTTCATTTATAAGAATTTTATTTACTATATCATAACTATTAGATAAGATTTTTACAGAAGGTATAAAAAATTTAGTAGAAATCTCTTTTTTATTATTTGAATAGATTGTATCTATTTTTATCTGTTTTTGAGATATATTGATATTTTTCCAAGAAAAATTTATATGAAATCCATTTTTGCTTTCATATCCTATTCCAGTTTTATAGATATTTCTTTTTTTTCTCTCTTTTACTTTAATTTCGGATAAGATATTGTTATTTATCTTTTTTGAATAATCAATATTAACGCTTCTAAAATATTCAAGAGCATAAAGTCTTTTATAACTTTCCTCTATTTTTTCAAGGCTAAAATTATCCCCTTTTTTAAAATATATATGAGATAAAATTACATCATCTTTTATTGATTTGTTACCAGTAATATTAATTTTTTTAATTTTACAAATCTCACCTTTGTTAACATAAAATACAACATAAGCTTCATTTTTTTGAAGATAAAGATAGCTTTTTGGATCAAACTCATAACTGCAATATCCTTTTTTAAGAAGAGCCTTTTTTATATTTTCTTTGGTCTGAATGAATTTTTTTGTATTAAATTTAGCATTTTCTTTTAACTCAATATATTTTTCTATTGGAAAATTTGAGGTTATTTCTATTTTTTTTATGATTACTGGTCTATTTTCATCTATAATAAAAATTGCTTTTTTTAGTTTTTTATCTTTTTTAAGTGTAATTTTTGAATGCCAATACCCTTCTTGTTTATAAAAAAGTTCAAGCTCTTCTTTTAATGAAGGAAGGATTTTTTCATCCACTTTTGGTTTTAATTTTTTAAATGTCAAAATCTGCCAAAAAGTTTTTTCAAAACCAAGTTCTTTATATAAAGTATTTTTATCAAATGTTTTATTACCTTTAAAATCTATACTATATTTTGCTGCAAAAAGAGTTAAAGAGAAGATAAATATAATTAAAAACCTCATCTTTTCCTTTCAAATATTTTCCTTTTTTATTGTCACATAAAAATCATATTGATTAGCTAAAATTTTAGTAGAGGTTAAATAAAAGGAGTTTAAATGCAGCTTCCTCTTCCAAAAGTTATTATTAAAAGAGATGGCTCTACTGAAGAGTTTAGAGCTTATAAAATTGAAGATGCAATTAAAGCAGCTTTTGATAGTGTATTGGTTGAGTATGATAAAAGAGTGTATGAGAGTGTTTTGATAAGGATATCATTTTCTACTGTAAAAGCGGTTGAAGAGATACAAGATATTATCGAGTATGAACTTTATCGTGCTGGTTATTTTGATGTTATGAAATCTTTTATAACATATAGATTTTTACATAAGATTCAAAGAGAGCATATTTTAGGACTTAGTGATGATACAACTTTTATAAATTCTACTCAAAGTGTAGAAGAGTATATAAATAAAAGTGATTGGAGAATAAATGCAAATGCTAATACTGGATATTCAAATGCTGGACTTGTAAATAATTTAGCTGGAAAAGTGATAGCTAATTTTTGGCTTGATAAGGTTTATAGTAAAGAGGAGGGCTATGCTCATAGAAATGGAGATATTCATATACACGATTTAGACTGTTTAACAGGATATTGTGCTGGATGGAGTTTAAGAGTTTTATTAAATGAAGGATTTAATGGAGTAAGAGGGAGAGTTGAAAGCAGGCCTCCAAACCATTTTAGAACGGCTCTTGGTCAGATGGCAAACTTTTTGGGAATACTGCAGAGCGAATGGGCTGGAGCGCAAGCTTTTAGCTCTTTTGATACCTATTTGGCTCCTTATGTTTTTAAAGATGATTTAAATTATGATGAGGTAAAAGAAGCAATTAGAAGTTTTGTATATAACCTAAATGTTCCTGCTCGTTGGGGACAAAGCCCATTTACAAATATTACTATTGATTGGACAGTTCCAGAAGATTTAAAAGATCAATTTCCTACAAAAAATGATAGACATCTTTTTGAAGATGTTAAAAATGATGAAAAACTTTTACAAAAGGCAAAAGAAAGAGGTGTAGATGATTTAACATCTCTAACATATAAGCATTTTCAAAAAGAGATGAATATTATAAATAGAGCGTATTATGAAGTTATGACTGAGGGAGATAAATCAGGACAACCTTTTACATTTCCTATCCCAACAGTAAATATTACAGAAGATTTTGACTGGTATGGAGAAAATACAGATATTTTATTTGAAAATACTGCAAAAATTGGAAGTAGTTATTTTCAAAATTTTATAGGTAGTCAATATATTATCGATCCAGTTACAGGAGAAAAAAAAGAAAATCCAGATAGTTACAAACCAAATGCTGTTAGAAGTATGTGCTGTAGATTGCAGCTTGATTTAAGAGAGCTTCTAAAGCGGGGGAATGGGCTTTTTGGAAGTGCAGAAATGACTGGTAGCATTGGAGTTGTAACAATCAATATGGCAAGACTCGGATATAGATTTAAAAAAGATAAAAAAGGGCTTTTCAAAGAGCTCACAAGACTTATGGATATAGCAAAATCCACTTTAGAGAAGAAAAGAAAATTTGTAAATGAGATGTTTGAAAGAGGGCTTTATCCATATACAAAAAGATATTTGCCAAATTTTAATAATCACTTTTCAACTATTGGTGTTAATGGAATAAATGAGATGATTAGAAATTTTACTGATGATGCTTATGATATAACTGATGAGAGAGGAGTAGAGTTTGCATTAAATATTTTAGATTTTATGAGAGAAAGACTAAAAAAATATCAAGAAGAGACAGGAAATTTATAC
Coding sequences:
- a CDS encoding autotransporter assembly complex protein TamA, with product MRFLIIFIFSLTLFAAKYSIDFKGNKTFDKNTLYKELGFEKTFWQILTFKKLKPKVDEKILPSLKEELELFYKQEGYWHSKITLKKDKKLKKAIFIIDENRPVIIKKIEITSNFPIEKYIELKENAKFNTKKFIQTKENIKKALLKKGYCSYEFDPKSYLYLQKNEAYVVFYVNKGEICKIKKINITGNKSIKDDVILSHIYFKKGDNFSLEKIEESYKRLYALEYFRSVNIDYSKKINNNILSEIKVKERKKRNIYKTGIGYESKNGFHINFSWKNINISQKQIKIDTIYSNNKKEISTKFFIPSVKILSNSYDIVNKILINEEKFDYFSQKVKQIGINFIKEYYKLSYSLGLFLENSKIFDTSSCYNDGTYKMIYPTFTFILDNKDSKISPKNGFIIKSNFEGSLETFSDITYIKNLNEAGIYFDFDKFSLFLKGKIGIIDSNKDLNPSKLFYAGGINSNRAYSYNSLYATDSKCKSGGYSILETSIELSYPVYKKILGIIFWDRTVLSVKKYSFFNKPINGIGFGAKYPTKIGDLRFYMGFDAKDFRKNALNIAIGATF
- a CDS encoding ribonucleoside triphosphate reductase — protein: MQLPLPKVIIKRDGSTEEFRAYKIEDAIKAAFDSVLVEYDKRVYESVLIRISFSTVKAVEEIQDIIEYELYRAGYFDVMKSFITYRFLHKIQREHILGLSDDTTFINSTQSVEEYINKSDWRINANANTGYSNAGLVNNLAGKVIANFWLDKVYSKEEGYAHRNGDIHIHDLDCLTGYCAGWSLRVLLNEGFNGVRGRVESRPPNHFRTALGQMANFLGILQSEWAGAQAFSSFDTYLAPYVFKDDLNYDEVKEAIRSFVYNLNVPARWGQSPFTNITIDWTVPEDLKDQFPTKNDRHLFEDVKNDEKLLQKAKERGVDDLTSLTYKHFQKEMNIINRAYYEVMTEGDKSGQPFTFPIPTVNITEDFDWYGENTDILFENTAKIGSSYFQNFIGSQYIIDPVTGEKKENPDSYKPNAVRSMCCRLQLDLRELLKRGNGLFGSAEMTGSIGVVTINMARLGYRFKKDKKGLFKELTRLMDIAKSTLEKKRKFVNEMFERGLYPYTKRYLPNFNNHFSTIGVNGINEMIRNFTDDAYDITDERGVEFALNILDFMRERLKKYQEETGNLYNLEATPAEGTTYRFAKEDKKRFPDIIQAGFGENIYYTNSSQIPVGYTDDPFEALDLQDELQCKYTGGTVLHLYMSEKVSSAEAARKLVKAVIENYKLPYITVTPLFSVCPKHGYISGEHEYCPKCDEELIQEYLKGEKELS